A single window of Nocardia higoensis DNA harbors:
- a CDS encoding DUF3099 domain-containing protein, which yields MQQHGDAPDADGGRGDRRGSSAASSRSKGYFPKGDFPGNEHRRAALITEAAPSLEDQHRARVRRYTILMAIRIPALILAAVAYSIWGSALISLLIIGASIPLPWVAVLIANDRPPRRHDEPSRWDRTRPALESRPHDAIDG from the coding sequence ATGCAGCAGCACGGCGACGCTCCCGACGCCGACGGCGGCCGTGGCGATCGTCGCGGTTCCTCGGCGGCTTCCTCCCGTTCCAAGGGCTATTTCCCGAAAGGCGACTTCCCCGGCAACGAACACCGCCGGGCCGCGCTCATCACCGAGGCCGCACCGTCGCTGGAGGATCAACATCGCGCGCGGGTACGCCGCTACACGATCCTGATGGCGATCCGTATTCCGGCGCTGATCCTGGCTGCGGTCGCCTACAGCATCTGGGGCAGCGCGCTGATATCCCTGCTCATCATCGGCGCGTCCATCCCGTTGCCGTGGGTGGCGGTGCTCATCGCCAACGATCGCCCGCCGCGCCGCCACGACGAGCCGAGCCGCTGGGACCGGACGCGCCCCGCACTCGAGTCGCGTCCGCACGACGCCATCGACGGCTGA
- a CDS encoding VOC family protein: protein MIRWTWTFVDRPEDRFEHCLRFWSTITGTAPSPRRGEHGEFRTLLPDPARGSSAAIKMQSVGGIGGTHLDLDVEDIAAARTAALASGAVAVAEHPDYTVLRSPGGLLFCLTRAAAETATPAAAVDAPDGTRSRLDQICLDIGPSDHPREAAFWRNLTGWSHTAGRRPEFSRLRATTPMPVSLLLQRLDEDRPAGAHIDFSSSDIEATADWHASLGARVISRFEHWIVLHDPAGVAYCVTARDPDGV from the coding sequence ATGATCCGCTGGACCTGGACGTTCGTCGATCGTCCCGAGGACCGGTTCGAACACTGTCTGCGGTTCTGGTCCACGATCACCGGCACCGCGCCCTCGCCCCGGCGCGGTGAGCACGGCGAGTTCCGCACCCTGCTGCCCGACCCCGCCCGCGGCTCGAGCGCGGCGATCAAGATGCAGTCGGTCGGCGGCATCGGGGGCACCCACCTCGACCTCGATGTCGAGGACATCGCCGCCGCACGGACCGCGGCCCTGGCTTCGGGCGCCGTTGCGGTCGCCGAGCATCCCGATTACACCGTCCTGCGCTCCCCCGGCGGTCTGCTGTTCTGCCTCACCCGCGCCGCCGCCGAGACCGCTACCCCCGCCGCGGCGGTCGACGCCCCCGACGGCACCCGTTCCCGGCTGGACCAGATCTGCCTGGACATCGGCCCGAGTGATCACCCCCGCGAAGCCGCCTTCTGGCGGAATCTGACCGGGTGGTCGCACACCGCGGGCAGGCGCCCCGAGTTCTCCCGCCTGCGTGCCACCACGCCGATGCCGGTGTCACTGCTGCTGCAGCGCCTGGACGAGGACCGACCAGCCGGCGCGCACATCGATTTCTCGTCCAGCGATATCGAGGCGACCGCCGACTGGCACGCATCCCTCGGCGCTCGCGTGATCTCACGCTTCGAACACTGGATCGTGCTCCACGACCCGGCAGGCGTGGCGTACTGCGTGACCGCCCGCGACCCGGACGGCGTCTGA
- a CDS encoding sigma-70 family RNA polymerase sigma factor, whose amino-acid sequence MTSPATTRVRPSDSDLDAQSPAADLVRVYLNGIGRTALLTAADEVELAKRIEAGLYAQHLLETSKRLSAAKKKDLAFLVRDGQVARSHLLEANLRLVVSLAKRYTGRGMPLLDLIQEGNLGLIRAMEKFDYAKGFKFSTYATWWIRQAITRGMADQSRTIRLPVHLVEQVNKLARIKRELHQQLGREATDAELSAESGIPVEKIADLLDHSRDPVSLDMPVGNDEEAPLGDFIEDSEATSAESAVIAGLLHHDVRSVLSTLDEREQQVIRLRFGLDDGQPRTLDQIGKLFGLSRERVRQIEREVMSKLRKGERADRLRAYAS is encoded by the coding sequence ATGACCAGCCCCGCCACCACTCGTGTGCGCCCCAGCGATTCCGACCTCGACGCCCAGAGCCCTGCTGCCGACCTGGTACGTGTGTACCTCAACGGGATCGGCCGCACAGCGCTGCTGACGGCTGCCGACGAGGTCGAGCTGGCCAAGCGCATCGAGGCGGGCCTCTACGCTCAGCACCTGCTGGAGACGAGCAAGCGCCTTTCGGCCGCGAAGAAGAAGGATCTCGCCTTCCTCGTGCGCGACGGACAGGTCGCCCGCTCGCATCTGCTCGAAGCCAACCTGCGGCTCGTGGTCTCCCTCGCCAAGCGCTACACCGGCCGCGGCATGCCGCTGCTCGACCTGATCCAAGAGGGCAACCTCGGCCTGATCCGGGCCATGGAGAAGTTCGACTACGCCAAGGGCTTCAAGTTCTCCACCTACGCGACCTGGTGGATCCGCCAGGCGATCACTCGGGGCATGGCCGATCAGAGCCGCACGATCCGGCTCCCTGTCCATCTCGTCGAGCAGGTCAACAAGCTCGCCCGCATCAAGCGGGAACTGCACCAGCAGCTGGGTCGTGAGGCCACCGACGCGGAACTGTCGGCCGAATCCGGCATCCCGGTGGAGAAGATCGCCGACCTTCTCGATCACAGTCGTGACCCGGTGAGCCTGGACATGCCGGTGGGCAACGACGAAGAGGCTCCGCTCGGCGATTTCATCGAGGACTCCGAGGCCACCTCGGCCGAGTCCGCGGTCATCGCCGGTCTGTTGCACCACGACGTGCGCAGCGTGCTGTCCACCCTCGACGAGCGTGAACAGCAGGTGATCCGGCTGCGCTTCGGCTTGGACGACGGCCAGCCGCGCACCCTCGATCAGATCGGCAAGCTGTTCGGCCTCTCCCGCGAGCGGGTCCGCCAGATCGAGCGAGAGGTCATGTCCAAGCTGCGCAAGGGCGAGCGGGCCGACCGGCTGCGCGCCTACGCGAGCTGA
- a CDS encoding GNAT family N-acetyltransferase, which produces MTDPTLDTAARTSTGAGAGATDASSGAEAATFAPPQHWFADVLASDGGVVRLRPIVPDDADRMQAFHTALSDRTRYLRYFGPYPRISPKDLHRTTHVDYRDRVGLVAELGDAIIAVGRYELIDRPGPRSAEVAFVVADEHQGRGLGSILLEHLAGAAAENRIQTFVAEVLAENFAMVTVFREAGYQVERSRDGTVLHLEFAIDPTEALVSVRDARERASEARSVGNLLAPRSIAVIGATPGTGRVGGAVLANLLSGSFQGPVFPVNPNRRSVRGVRAYATVREIPDEVDLAVIAVPAPEIDSVLDDCLAKGVKGLVVLTAGFAETGPEGLAAEHELVAAARGHGMRVVGPSALGIANNDPAVAMNATLASILPPRGRIGFFCQSGPLGVAILGEAAARNLGLSTFASAGNRADVSGNDLLQYWDTDPATDVVLLYLESFGNPRKFSRIARRVARTKPIVAVSSGRSVRTRRPGGDIDRSIVRDLFAQAGVVQVDSISELFDCAAMLGYQPLPRGPRLAVISNSTALSWLAVDAARGEGLEVAEPVNVGPHASPGAYLDAVVEALRDDACDALIVVFAPPVPVPMASFADAIRSASAAVPEAGKPILTTFVAEQGLPHLLSVRGRNGMAVRGSIPSYPDPERAARALARVHRYARWRDRPVSTVVRPEGIDADRAAALVAKWMAESGGRRLTDLEVVELLDCYGIPVVEFREVRTADEAVAAAEELGYPVAAKATGEMWRKRADLSGVRLDLWRPEAVRQAYLDLVRMCGDPVLHIQRMATKGVGCILRVQDDPSFGSVIEFGLSGLIIEMLGDRAYRALPLTESEAAALIDAPRAAPLLSGTPASPRVDKAALVELAQRISALFDDLPEMRELAFDPVLASPTSAEILYARGRIGPEPSRFDEGPRRLA; this is translated from the coding sequence TCCGATCGCACCCGGTACCTGCGCTACTTCGGCCCGTACCCGCGGATCTCACCGAAGGATCTGCACCGCACGACCCACGTCGACTACCGCGATCGGGTCGGGCTGGTCGCGGAACTGGGTGACGCGATCATCGCGGTGGGCCGCTACGAACTCATCGACCGGCCGGGGCCGCGCTCGGCAGAGGTGGCCTTCGTCGTCGCCGACGAACATCAAGGGCGTGGTCTCGGTTCGATCCTGCTCGAGCATCTGGCGGGCGCGGCGGCGGAGAATCGGATCCAGACCTTCGTCGCGGAGGTGCTCGCCGAGAACTTCGCGATGGTGACCGTCTTCCGGGAAGCCGGCTACCAGGTCGAACGCAGCCGCGACGGCACCGTGCTGCACCTCGAGTTCGCCATCGACCCGACCGAGGCGCTGGTCTCGGTGCGCGATGCGCGTGAGCGGGCCTCCGAGGCGCGCAGCGTCGGCAATTTGCTCGCGCCGCGGTCGATCGCGGTGATCGGCGCGACGCCGGGGACCGGTCGGGTCGGCGGTGCGGTGCTGGCCAACCTGCTGTCCGGCAGCTTCCAGGGGCCGGTGTTCCCGGTGAACCCCAATCGCAGGTCGGTGCGTGGGGTGCGGGCTTACGCGACGGTGCGCGAGATTCCCGACGAGGTCGATCTCGCGGTCATCGCGGTGCCCGCGCCGGAGATCGACTCGGTGCTCGACGACTGTCTGGCCAAGGGGGTCAAAGGGCTGGTCGTGCTGACCGCCGGGTTCGCCGAGACCGGGCCCGAGGGGCTGGCCGCCGAGCATGAACTCGTGGCCGCCGCGCGCGGGCACGGCATGCGGGTGGTCGGGCCGAGTGCGCTGGGCATCGCGAACAACGATCCGGCAGTCGCGATGAACGCGACGCTGGCCTCGATACTGCCGCCGCGTGGGCGGATCGGCTTCTTCTGCCAGTCCGGGCCGCTCGGTGTGGCGATCCTCGGCGAGGCCGCGGCGCGAAATCTGGGGTTGTCGACGTTCGCCTCGGCGGGCAATCGCGCCGATGTATCCGGCAACGATCTGCTGCAGTACTGGGACACCGATCCGGCGACCGATGTGGTGCTGCTGTACCTGGAGAGCTTCGGCAATCCGCGCAAGTTCTCGCGGATCGCGCGTCGTGTCGCGCGCACCAAACCGATCGTCGCGGTGAGCAGTGGGCGTTCGGTGCGCACCAGGCGGCCGGGCGGCGACATCGACCGATCCATCGTGCGCGACCTGTTCGCCCAGGCGGGCGTCGTGCAGGTCGACTCCATCTCCGAACTGTTCGACTGCGCGGCGATGCTGGGGTATCAGCCCCTGCCCCGCGGGCCGCGCCTGGCGGTGATCTCCAACAGCACCGCATTGAGCTGGCTGGCCGTCGACGCGGCACGAGGAGAAGGGCTCGAGGTGGCCGAACCGGTGAACGTGGGGCCGCATGCCTCGCCGGGCGCCTACCTCGACGCGGTGGTCGAGGCGCTGCGCGACGACGCCTGCGACGCGTTGATCGTGGTGTTCGCGCCGCCGGTGCCGGTGCCGATGGCCAGTTTCGCCGATGCCATCCGTTCGGCTTCTGCGGCGGTCCCGGAGGCGGGCAAGCCGATTCTCACGACCTTCGTCGCCGAACAGGGCCTGCCGCATCTGCTCTCGGTGCGTGGGCGCAACGGCATGGCGGTACGCGGTTCGATTCCCTCCTATCCCGATCCGGAACGGGCCGCTCGGGCGCTTGCCCGAGTCCACCGCTACGCCCGCTGGCGCGATCGGCCCGTCTCGACAGTGGTCCGTCCGGAGGGCATCGACGCCGACCGGGCGGCGGCGTTGGTGGCGAAGTGGATGGCCGAATCGGGCGGGCGCAGGCTGACCGATCTGGAAGTAGTGGAACTGCTGGACTGCTATGGCATTCCGGTCGTCGAGTTCCGCGAGGTGCGCACCGCAGACGAGGCGGTGGCGGCGGCCGAGGAACTCGGCTATCCGGTGGCGGCCAAGGCGACCGGTGAAATGTGGCGCAAGAGAGCCGATCTCAGCGGTGTGCGGTTGGACCTGTGGCGCCCGGAAGCGGTGCGTCAGGCATATCTCGACCTGGTCCGGATGTGCGGCGACCCGGTGCTGCACATCCAGCGGATGGCGACCAAGGGCGTCGGTTGCATTCTGCGAGTACAGGACGATCCGTCGTTCGGGTCGGTGATCGAATTCGGATTGTCCGGGCTGATCATCGAAATGCTCGGCGACCGGGCCTACCGCGCGCTGCCGCTCACCGAGTCGGAAGCGGCCGCGTTGATCGACGCGCCCCGTGCCGCCCCGCTGTTGTCCGGCACTCCAGCCAGCCCGCGCGTGGACAAAGCCGCGCTGGTAGAACTCGCGCAACGGATTTCCGCGCTGTTCGACGATCTGCCCGAGATGCGTGAACTGGCCTTCGATCCGGTACTGGCGTCGCCGACCTCGGCCGAGATCCTCTACGCACGTGGGCGTATCGGCCCCGAGCCGAGCCGATTCGACGAAGGCCCGCGCCGGCTGGCCTGA
- a CDS encoding DUF7059 domain-containing protein — protein MHTDRTTTGSLLTALCPDLRTALTRVRYDADTLLDVLGPDVHAALGRSEPVPVRRAARAAGELGTLIRLLLLGDGILEREVAAALAPLDLERAVAAGLLIRDGDEMRAALDLRPLDAGAGNRWILSDLDDSMRRRTLTEDHVLGVGHASLSLLRATPTRPVGSVLDLGTGCGVQAVHAASYAATVTGTDVNPRALWLAEATAALNGLDIELLEGPWFDPVAGRRFDQVVANPPFVVGPARIEHTYRDSGLALDGASELVISRAADLLAPGGTAAMLSAWVHAEGEDWRSRVSSWLPDQGVDAWIVQRDVADPALYVGTWLRDAGLDPRDPAAQARAEQWLDAFTAADVEGIGFGFVYLRAIDGPSELLAEDLTHGFDDPLGDEATRYFERSAWLRAVAADPNVAWSSRFEIDANTALERVSLPGPDGWGEHIARLHRGDGPRWQHEVDEATISLVAGMRPDGLPLYDVVELLALARGADEISGEFAADALSVVSGLVRHGLIRPVS, from the coding sequence GTGCATACCGACCGAACGACCACCGGTTCCCTGCTCACCGCGCTGTGCCCGGACCTGCGCACGGCGCTGACCCGGGTGCGCTACGACGCCGACACCCTGCTCGACGTGCTCGGCCCCGATGTGCACGCCGCGCTCGGCCGTTCCGAGCCGGTGCCGGTGCGCCGCGCCGCCCGCGCCGCCGGCGAACTCGGCACTCTGATCAGACTGCTGTTACTGGGCGACGGGATACTCGAGCGCGAGGTCGCCGCCGCGCTGGCCCCGCTCGACCTCGAGCGGGCAGTCGCCGCCGGACTGCTCATACGCGACGGCGACGAGATGAGGGCGGCACTGGATCTACGGCCGCTGGACGCGGGCGCGGGCAATCGCTGGATCCTGTCCGACCTCGACGACTCGATGCGCAGGCGCACCCTCACCGAGGACCATGTGCTCGGCGTCGGCCACGCCTCGCTGTCGCTGCTGCGAGCCACCCCGACCCGGCCGGTCGGCTCGGTGCTGGATCTGGGCACCGGCTGCGGCGTCCAGGCGGTGCACGCCGCCTCCTATGCGGCCACGGTCACCGGCACCGATGTGAACCCACGCGCCCTGTGGCTGGCCGAGGCCACCGCGGCACTCAACGGGCTCGACATCGAACTGCTCGAGGGGCCGTGGTTCGACCCCGTGGCCGGGCGCCGGTTCGACCAGGTGGTCGCGAACCCGCCGTTCGTCGTCGGTCCGGCTCGGATCGAACACACCTACCGCGATTCCGGGCTGGCGCTCGACGGGGCCAGCGAACTGGTGATCTCGCGTGCGGCGGATCTGCTCGCTCCCGGCGGCACCGCCGCGATGCTGTCGGCCTGGGTGCACGCCGAGGGCGAGGACTGGCGCTCGCGGGTCTCGTCCTGGTTGCCCGACCAGGGGGTCGACGCCTGGATCGTGCAGCGCGACGTGGCCGATCCAGCCCTCTACGTCGGCACCTGGTTGCGCGATGCGGGCCTGGATCCGCGCGACCCGGCCGCGCAGGCCCGCGCCGAGCAGTGGCTCGACGCCTTCACCGCCGCCGATGTCGAGGGCATCGGCTTCGGGTTCGTGTATCTGCGCGCCATCGACGGCCCCAGCGAACTGCTCGCCGAGGATCTGACGCACGGGTTCGACGATCCGCTCGGCGACGAGGCGACCCGGTACTTCGAGCGGTCGGCCTGGCTGCGCGCCGTCGCCGCCGACCCGAATGTCGCCTGGTCGTCGCGCTTCGAGATCGACGCGAACACCGCGCTGGAGCGGGTCAGCCTGCCCGGTCCGGACGGCTGGGGCGAGCACATCGCCCGGCTGCACCGCGGTGACGGCCCCCGCTGGCAACACGAAGTCGACGAGGCGACGATCTCCCTGGTCGCGGGAATGCGACCGGACGGTCTGCCGTTGTACGACGTGGTCGAACTCCTCGCGCTCGCCCGTGGTGCGGACGAGATCTCCGGGGAGTTCGCCGCCGATGCGCTGTCCGTGGTCAGCGGGCTCGTGCGGCACGGTCTCATCCGGCCGGTTTCCTGA
- a CDS encoding DUF4333 domain-containing protein, with translation MNARRLAGLIALACLTTAGCVVSIGSSTPTVEEADLERSVTRTLADQLGQVDNVDCPDDLSGEVGATLECSMTADGVNRTMTVTVTSVEGETVNYDIEVDAA, from the coding sequence ATGAACGCTCGTCGTCTCGCCGGACTGATCGCGCTCGCCTGCCTCACCACGGCAGGCTGCGTGGTAAGCATAGGCTCGAGCACGCCCACCGTCGAGGAGGCCGATCTGGAGCGCTCCGTCACTCGGACGCTGGCCGATCAGCTCGGGCAGGTCGACAACGTCGACTGTCCCGACGATCTGTCGGGCGAGGTCGGCGCCACCCTGGAGTGCAGCATGACCGCCGACGGCGTCAACCGCACCATGACGGTGACCGTCACATCGGTGGAGGGCGAGACGGTCAACTACGACATCGAGGTCGACGCGGCCTGA